In Thermoplasmata archaeon, the following are encoded in one genomic region:
- the ftsZ gene encoding cell division protein FtsZ: MRPLAQEILSHLPGDSRRASEAPPPPSSDDAELEAVLASLKTNIKVVGCGGGGCNTINRLAEEGLAGADMVACNTDAQHLLTIHAPKKILLGRRLTRGLGAGALPQVGEQAAREAEEEIKKALQNSDMVFITLGLGGGTGTGSAPVVAQAAKDANGGNPLTIAVCTLPFASEGLVRAENAMWGLERLRSTIDTVITIPNDRLLELVPRLPIQTAFKVADSVLARAIRGITEIITRPGLVNLDFNDLRTIMKGGGVALIGIGESESDNRAEDAVLEAINSPLLHVDIAGATGALINVTGGPDMTVSEAQKAAEVVQKAISPTARIIWGAAVDPTMQSTIRVMLVVTGVKSPQIFGTTSSGKGPVRPSGPDLDVVR, encoded by the coding sequence ATGCGACCGCTCGCTCAGGAGATCCTGTCCCACCTGCCCGGAGACTCGAGGCGCGCCTCCGAGGCCCCTCCGCCCCCGTCGAGCGACGACGCCGAGCTCGAGGCGGTGCTGGCGTCGCTGAAGACGAACATCAAGGTCGTCGGGTGCGGCGGTGGCGGCTGCAACACGATCAACCGGCTCGCCGAGGAGGGCCTCGCGGGCGCGGACATGGTCGCCTGCAACACCGACGCCCAGCACCTGCTCACGATCCACGCGCCGAAGAAGATCCTGCTCGGCCGGCGCCTCACGCGCGGCCTCGGCGCCGGGGCGCTGCCGCAGGTCGGCGAGCAGGCGGCGCGGGAGGCGGAGGAGGAGATCAAGAAGGCGCTGCAGAACTCCGACATGGTGTTCATCACCCTCGGGCTCGGCGGCGGTACGGGGACCGGCTCGGCCCCGGTCGTCGCGCAGGCCGCCAAGGACGCGAACGGCGGCAACCCGCTGACGATCGCGGTCTGCACGCTCCCGTTCGCCTCGGAGGGCCTCGTGCGCGCCGAGAACGCGATGTGGGGGCTCGAGCGCCTGCGCTCGACGATCGACACCGTGATCACGATCCCGAACGACCGGCTCCTGGAGCTCGTGCCGCGCCTCCCGATCCAGACGGCGTTCAAGGTCGCCGACTCCGTCCTCGCGCGCGCGATCCGGGGGATCACCGAGATCATCACGCGGCCGGGGCTCGTCAACCTCGACTTCAACGACCTGCGCACGATCATGAAGGGCGGCGGGGTCGCCCTGATCGGCATCGGCGAGTCCGAGAGCGACAACCGCGCCGAGGACGCGGTGCTCGAGGCGATCAACTCCCCGCTCCTCCACGTCGACATCGCCGGCGCGACCGGCGCGCTGATCAACGTCACCGGCGGGCCCGACATGACCGTGAGCGAGGCGCAGAAGGCCGCGGAGGTCGTCCAGAAGGCGATCAGCCCCACCGCACGGATTATCTGGGGTGCGGCCGTCGATCCCACGATGCAGAGCACGATCCGGGTGATGCTGGTGGTGACCGGTGTTAAATCCCCCCAGATTTTCGGCACGACCTCGTCGGGGAAGGGACCGGTGAGGCCCTCCGGGCCGGACCTCGACGTCGTGCGGTAG
- a CDS encoding alpha/beta hydrolase-fold protein has translation MIASTDPSSPALRDLLRSVHRSGPSAERRCWTRWAASGTPLIEAIPRDRSHSWVTYVWHGVPNTRAVALVCPQLGYGNVGGLERLPGTHVWFRTFKTKNACFGGYRFVVNPPRTLPTDMRETLRLLRRRAKLDPLNPSTWTRSIDPECPSNPLFGVTVSVLELPGAPRHRELEEQPNVPKGRLVLHRFRSRNLRNSRRVWIYTPATARRLSSRTPLVVFFDGFGYTSASPTPTILDNLIATGQIPPVVAVFVDSIDLAVRDRELPGYAPFGRFLARELLPWIRTTIGYTPRPRNTVLAGLSYGGLAALYWTVQKPNLFQRVLAQTGAFGWSPKGVDEPEWLVRELMRHPRLPLRIYLDGGRCEYQSDVENRVGHLAAIRHLRDVLRMRGYPLLSQEFCGAHDLYCCRQTLVDGLRWVLSDQRSAS, from the coding sequence ATGATTGCCAGCACGGACCCTTCCAGTCCTGCTCTTCGTGACCTTCTTCGTTCGGTCCATCGCTCCGGGCCGTCGGCGGAACGACGCTGCTGGACCCGGTGGGCCGCTTCGGGAACGCCGCTGATCGAGGCGATCCCTCGAGATCGGTCGCACTCGTGGGTCACCTACGTCTGGCACGGAGTTCCCAACACCCGGGCGGTCGCGCTCGTGTGTCCCCAGCTGGGGTACGGGAACGTGGGCGGCCTCGAACGTCTTCCCGGAACTCATGTCTGGTTTCGGACGTTCAAGACGAAGAACGCGTGTTTCGGCGGGTACCGATTCGTCGTGAATCCCCCGAGGACCCTTCCCACCGACATGCGGGAGACGCTTCGTCTATTGCGACGGCGCGCCAAGTTGGACCCACTGAATCCGTCGACCTGGACACGATCGATCGATCCGGAATGTCCATCGAACCCCCTGTTCGGCGTGACCGTCTCGGTTCTGGAGCTGCCCGGGGCCCCCCGTCATCGGGAGCTCGAAGAGCAGCCGAACGTGCCGAAGGGTCGACTCGTACTCCATCGCTTTCGGAGTCGGAATCTTCGCAACTCGCGCCGGGTCTGGATCTACACCCCGGCGACGGCACGGCGGCTCTCCTCCCGCACGCCCCTGGTCGTCTTCTTCGATGGCTTTGGGTACACCTCGGCGTCTCCCACGCCCACGATCCTGGACAATCTCATCGCCACGGGGCAGATTCCACCGGTCGTGGCCGTATTCGTCGACTCGATCGATCTCGCGGTCCGGGATCGAGAGCTGCCCGGCTACGCCCCGTTCGGTCGCTTTCTGGCCCGAGAGCTCCTGCCGTGGATTCGGACGACCATCGGCTACACCCCGAGACCCCGGAACACCGTCCTCGCGGGGCTCAGCTACGGAGGCCTGGCCGCGTTGTACTGGACCGTCCAGAAGCCGAATCTGTTCCAGCGAGTTCTCGCCCAGACCGGGGCCTTTGGGTGGAGCCCCAAAGGCGTTGACGAACCGGAGTGGCTGGTGAGGGAGCTCATGCGACACCCCCGACTCCCGCTGAGAATCTATCTCGATGGGGGACGCTGCGAATACCAGTCAGATGTCGAGAACCGGGTCGGGCACCTGGCCGCGATTCGACACTTGCGGGACGTTCTGAGGATGCGGGGGTACCCGCTGCTCTCCCAGGAATTCTGCGGCGCCCACGATCTGTATTGCTGCCGGCAGACCCTGGTGGACGGTCTGCGTTGGGTGCTCTCCGACCAGCGCTCGGCGAGCTGA
- a CDS encoding isocitrate/isopropylmalate dehydrogenase family protein has product MPYRVTLIPGDGIGPEVTAAALKVAESTGVGFDWEVVEAGEKAIKRTGNPLPDAVLDSIRKNRLALKGPITTPIGSGFRSVNVALRQQLDLFASVRPARAIAGEGTRFPETDLIVVREATEGLYSGVEHWVDRDHNAAETVNIITRKASDRIIKFAFELARRQRRKRVTAVHKANIMKTTGALFQTAFRELAVKYPDIQSDERLIDNMCMQLAKKPEDYDVLVTTNLFGDILSDLTAGLAGGLGVAPGALYGDELAVFEPVHGSAPKYAGLDKADPVAEILCVELLLRHVGESEAADRVFRAVWETIAEKKVVTYDLALPGYTLRPVPPSSCSAMAAEIARKVPEVDLDAPLPRPAAVAAGADGQLDS; this is encoded by the coding sequence ATGCCCTACCGGGTCACGCTCATCCCGGGCGACGGGATCGGTCCCGAGGTCACGGCGGCCGCCCTGAAGGTCGCGGAGTCGACCGGGGTCGGCTTCGACTGGGAGGTCGTCGAGGCGGGCGAGAAGGCGATCAAGCGGACGGGCAACCCGTTGCCCGACGCGGTCCTCGACTCGATCCGCAAGAACCGCCTCGCGCTCAAGGGGCCGATCACGACACCGATCGGCAGCGGGTTCCGCTCGGTGAACGTCGCGCTGCGCCAGCAGCTCGACCTGTTCGCGTCGGTCCGACCCGCGCGCGCCATCGCGGGTGAGGGCACCCGCTTTCCCGAGACCGATCTCATCGTCGTGCGCGAGGCGACGGAGGGACTGTACTCCGGCGTCGAGCACTGGGTCGACCGCGACCACAACGCGGCCGAGACGGTCAACATCATCACGCGCAAGGCGTCCGACCGGATCATCAAGTTCGCGTTCGAGCTCGCGCGTCGCCAACGGCGCAAGCGCGTGACCGCGGTCCACAAGGCGAACATCATGAAGACGACCGGGGCGCTCTTCCAGACCGCGTTCCGCGAGCTGGCGGTGAAGTACCCGGACATCCAGTCCGACGAGCGCCTGATCGACAACATGTGCATGCAGCTCGCCAAGAAGCCCGAGGACTACGACGTGCTGGTCACGACGAACCTCTTCGGCGACATCCTCAGCGACCTGACCGCCGGCCTCGCCGGCGGGCTCGGCGTGGCGCCGGGCGCCCTCTACGGCGACGAGCTCGCGGTCTTCGAGCCGGTCCACGGCTCGGCACCGAAGTACGCGGGCCTCGACAAGGCCGACCCGGTCGCGGAGATCCTGTGCGTCGAGCTGCTGCTGCGGCATGTGGGCGAGAGCGAGGCCGCCGACCGGGTCTTCCGCGCGGTCTGGGAGACGATCGCCGAGAAGAAGGTCGTCACCTACGACCTCGCGCTTCCCGGCTACACGCTACGACCGGTCCCGCCGTCGTCGTGCTCGGCGATGGCCGCCGAGATCGCCCGCAAGGTCCCCGAGGTCGACCTCGACGCGCCGCTCCCGCGCCCGGCGGCGGTCGCGGCGGGCGCGGACGGCCAGCTCGACTCCTGA
- a CDS encoding transcription elongation factor Spt5, producing the protein MTDPSDDDDGIGLLSGGPTDAPPKPVPAVSAPAPAPPAASVPTPPKPEVTSFLSLKAADDTAREVTAGTVTTLSAVLSSRAGESLTVPLGIEVAYTSTYPGEGAEWPVRWTPPGKKTSVELFARKVTSPVAIAAGTGVPLSFEITAPVGVRYGDRVEVRLSVADPDGGTPVRLTLASVARQAVLAIKTSRGYEREVADTLFARNDDKPDVVFALLVPSALRGYVFAEGMSFEGVREMLKGIRKARGLVEGETTLKEVEPLLVPKITVEGFVEGAIVELISGPFKGEKARVKKIDQTKEEITVELIEAVVPIPVTVRGDHVRMLEKGGGKSGG; encoded by the coding sequence ATGACCGACCCTTCGGACGACGACGACGGCATCGGCCTACTCTCCGGTGGGCCGACGGACGCGCCGCCCAAGCCGGTCCCCGCGGTGAGCGCGCCCGCACCGGCACCGCCCGCGGCGAGCGTCCCAACCCCTCCGAAACCCGAGGTGACGAGCTTCCTTTCCCTCAAGGCGGCGGACGACACGGCGCGGGAGGTCACGGCCGGCACCGTGACGACGCTCTCGGCCGTGCTCTCCAGCCGTGCCGGCGAGTCCCTCACCGTCCCGCTCGGGATCGAGGTCGCGTACACCTCCACCTACCCCGGCGAGGGCGCGGAGTGGCCCGTGCGCTGGACGCCGCCCGGCAAGAAGACGAGCGTGGAGCTGTTCGCCCGCAAGGTGACGTCGCCCGTCGCGATCGCGGCCGGCACCGGCGTCCCCCTCTCGTTCGAGATCACCGCGCCGGTCGGCGTGCGTTACGGGGACCGGGTCGAGGTCCGCCTTTCCGTCGCCGACCCGGACGGCGGCACGCCCGTCCGCCTCACGCTCGCGTCGGTGGCCCGCCAGGCGGTGCTCGCGATCAAGACCTCCCGCGGGTACGAGCGCGAGGTCGCCGACACGCTCTTCGCGCGGAACGACGACAAGCCGGACGTCGTCTTCGCGCTGCTCGTGCCGAGCGCCCTGCGCGGCTACGTCTTCGCCGAGGGGATGAGCTTCGAGGGCGTCCGGGAGATGCTCAAGGGGATCCGCAAGGCGCGCGGCCTCGTCGAGGGCGAGACGACCCTGAAGGAGGTCGAGCCGCTCCTCGTGCCCAAGATCACGGTCGAAGGGTTCGTCGAGGGGGCCATCGTCGAGCTCATTAGCGGGCCGTTCAAGGGCGAGAAGGCCCGCGTCAAGAAGATCGACCAGACCAAGGAGGAGATCACGGTGGAGCTGATCGAGGCCGTCGTGCCGATCCCCGTCACGGTCCGCGGCGACCACGTCCGGATGCTCGAAAAGGGAGGCGGCAAGAGTGGCGGTTGA
- a CDS encoding secondary thiamine-phosphate synthase enzyme YjbQ: protein MPSRTEYLVLHTRAPREFVNITERVRAIVRSSGIDDGLVLVSSMHITAAVYVNDAESGLLKDIAAWADRLAPPGDYEHHRTGESNGNAHLENLLLGHQVVLPVTRGDLDLGPWEQVYYAEFDGERPKRVIVKVVGD from the coding sequence GTGCCGAGCCGGACCGAGTACCTGGTCCTGCATACGCGGGCGCCCCGCGAGTTCGTCAACATCACCGAACGCGTTCGCGCGATCGTGCGCTCGAGCGGCATCGACGACGGCCTCGTGCTCGTTTCGTCGATGCACATCACCGCCGCCGTGTACGTGAACGACGCCGAGTCCGGCCTGCTGAAGGACATCGCAGCCTGGGCGGACCGGCTCGCGCCCCCCGGCGACTACGAGCACCACCGGACGGGCGAGTCGAACGGCAACGCGCACTTGGAGAACCTACTGCTCGGCCACCAGGTCGTTCTGCCGGTGACCCGTGGCGATCTCGATCTCGGGCCGTGGGAGCAGGTCTACTACGCCGAGTTCGACGGCGAGCGCCCCAAGCGCGTGATCGTGAAGGTCGTCGGCGACTAG
- a CDS encoding protein translocase SEC61 complex subunit gamma: protein MAFLDRARRAQESFDGRLRTFGHGRYGRILRMARRPTSEEYVKVLEVTWLGAVLIGLTGFALYIFFSQVGPWLWVNVFSGL from the coding sequence ATGGCCTTCCTCGATCGGGCGCGGCGCGCGCAGGAGTCGTTCGACGGGCGACTGCGCACCTTCGGGCACGGCCGCTACGGGCGGATCCTGCGCATGGCCCGCCGGCCGACCTCCGAGGAGTACGTCAAGGTCCTGGAGGTGACCTGGCTCGGCGCGGTGCTGATCGGCCTCACGGGCTTCGCGCTCTACATCTTCTTCTCCCAGGTCGGCCCCTGGCTGTGGGTAAACGTATTCTCGGGGCTCTAG
- a CDS encoding 50S ribosomal protein L11, with translation MAVEVSVLVEGGKAAAGATLGSALGPLGVNVGQVVAKINEETRQFAGMRVPVVIRVDPGTRAFTLVVGRPPVAALLLKEAGKEKGSGKPKGEVIGDVSLAAVQRIADAKGDDLFGRSIEERMNQVIGTCVSLGLTVGGEDPRTLLKTRVAARGAR, from the coding sequence GTGGCGGTTGAGGTGAGCGTCCTGGTCGAGGGCGGCAAGGCGGCGGCCGGCGCGACGCTCGGCAGCGCCCTCGGGCCGCTCGGGGTCAACGTGGGCCAGGTCGTCGCGAAGATCAACGAGGAGACCCGCCAGTTCGCCGGCATGCGGGTGCCGGTGGTCATCCGCGTCGACCCGGGGACCCGCGCCTTCACGCTCGTCGTCGGCCGGCCGCCGGTCGCGGCGCTGCTGCTCAAGGAGGCCGGCAAGGAGAAGGGCTCGGGCAAGCCCAAGGGCGAGGTGATCGGCGACGTCAGCCTCGCCGCGGTGCAGCGGATCGCGGACGCGAAGGGGGACGACCTGTTCGGCCGGTCGATCGAGGAGCGGATGAACCAGGTCATCGGCACGTGCGTCTCGCTCGGTCTCACGGTCGGGGGCGAGGACCCGCGCACGCTGCTGAAGACCCGCGTCGCCGCCCGGGGCGCCCGATGA
- the gatD gene encoding Glu-tRNA(Gln) amidotransferase subunit GatD → MSERADSDPWEELRALPMGERIELTDARGKRWIGTVVPRHEMSGERILPLKLASGYNVGVRVERGSRFRRLRAADAPAMRGPAPVAPTGSTVRDGPSVSLLTTGGTIASRIDYETGGVRPVRDESEILSFYPELRQGGRVRIVPVLDRLSEDIVPADWLRLAERVAAEFRDGARGVVIAHGTDTLSFTAAALGFLLADLPGPVVVVGAQRSPDRPSSDGPSNLAAAVRVARDGGFGEVVVVMHAGSSDERFAIHRASDVRKMHSSRRDAFESRNATPLGALDARGLHWDRAPRAAATGPARVDGPLDDRGGLLWSYPGLSPERAAAFAAGLRGVILSGTGLGHVGAAHLPWIREAIGRGSVVAMTTQCLAGNVDPFVYATGRELQRAGVLYLGDLMPETAYAKLLWALGHATDPRAVEALMLSDVAGEFRWRHPAEARP, encoded by the coding sequence ATGAGCGAGCGGGCGGACTCGGACCCGTGGGAAGAGCTGCGAGCGCTGCCGATGGGCGAGCGCATCGAGCTCACCGACGCCCGGGGAAAGCGCTGGATCGGAACGGTCGTTCCTCGCCACGAGATGTCGGGCGAGCGGATCCTGCCGCTCAAGCTCGCGTCCGGCTACAACGTCGGCGTTCGGGTCGAGCGGGGCTCGCGATTCCGCCGGCTGCGGGCGGCGGACGCGCCGGCGATGCGCGGACCGGCGCCGGTCGCTCCGACGGGCTCGACGGTCCGGGACGGCCCGAGCGTTTCGCTGCTGACCACCGGCGGCACGATCGCCTCGCGCATCGATTACGAGACCGGCGGGGTCCGCCCGGTGCGCGACGAGTCGGAGATCCTGTCGTTCTACCCGGAGTTGCGGCAGGGCGGGCGGGTCCGGATCGTTCCGGTCCTCGACCGATTGAGCGAGGACATCGTTCCGGCCGACTGGCTGCGGCTCGCCGAGCGGGTGGCGGCGGAGTTCCGGGACGGCGCGCGCGGTGTGGTGATCGCGCACGGCACCGACACGCTCTCGTTCACGGCCGCGGCGCTCGGGTTCCTGCTCGCCGACCTTCCCGGTCCCGTCGTGGTGGTGGGCGCGCAGCGGTCCCCCGACCGCCCTTCCTCGGACGGCCCGTCCAACCTGGCGGCCGCGGTGCGTGTGGCCCGCGACGGCGGCTTCGGCGAGGTCGTCGTGGTGATGCACGCGGGCTCGAGCGACGAGCGATTCGCGATCCACCGCGCGAGCGACGTACGCAAGATGCATTCGAGCCGGCGCGACGCGTTCGAGAGCCGCAACGCCACGCCCCTGGGCGCGCTCGACGCCCGCGGACTGCACTGGGACCGGGCGCCGAGGGCGGCCGCGACGGGCCCAGCTCGGGTCGACGGACCGCTGGACGATCGGGGGGGCCTTCTCTGGTCCTACCCGGGCCTATCGCCCGAGCGCGCGGCCGCGTTCGCCGCAGGGCTCCGCGGCGTGATCCTCTCCGGTACCGGCCTCGGTCACGTCGGCGCCGCCCACCTGCCCTGGATCCGCGAGGCGATCGGGCGCGGGAGCGTGGTGGCGATGACCACGCAGTGCCTCGCGGGCAACGTCGACCCGTTCGTCTACGCGACCGGCCGCGAGCTCCAGCGCGCCGGGGTGCTCTACCTCGGCGACCTCATGCCCGAGACCGCGTACGCGAAGCTCCTCTGGGCGCTCGGTCACGCGACGGACCCGCGGGCGGTCGAGGCGCTGATGCTCTCGGACGTCGCCGGCGAGTTCCGCTGGCGGCATCCGGCCGAGGCGCGACCGTGA
- a CDS encoding phosphoglycolate phosphatase: protein MTDVDGTLTDPERRLDPGAIRWVRRLERAGIPVVLATGNVLPIALALHRSLGLSGPIVAENGGILFRREAGHERVERLADRRPALAAFRALRAAGLPVRRLFTDRWRESEVAIEPTVPVARIRRALGRRGVRVESTGYAIHLMQRGTGKRIALERALAPLGLSLADCVVLGDGDNDVEMLRAAGFGVSFASASARARRAARYVTKATFADGFVEGLKASTVLARP, encoded by the coding sequence GTGACCGACGTCGACGGCACCCTGACCGACCCGGAGCGTCGCCTCGACCCCGGGGCGATCCGCTGGGTGCGTCGCCTGGAGCGAGCGGGGATCCCGGTCGTGCTCGCGACGGGAAACGTGCTGCCGATCGCGCTCGCGCTCCACCGCTCGCTCGGCCTCTCGGGTCCGATCGTGGCGGAGAACGGCGGGATCCTCTTCCGCCGGGAGGCCGGGCACGAGCGCGTGGAGCGCCTCGCCGACCGCCGGCCGGCGCTCGCCGCGTTCCGCGCCCTGCGGGCGGCCGGGCTGCCGGTCCGGCGCCTGTTCACGGATCGCTGGCGGGAGAGCGAAGTGGCGATCGAACCGACCGTGCCGGTCGCGCGCATCCGCCGGGCGCTCGGGCGCCGGGGGGTGCGCGTCGAGTCGACCGGCTACGCGATCCACCTGATGCAGCGGGGCACGGGGAAGCGGATCGCGCTCGAGCGGGCGCTCGCGCCGCTCGGCCTATCGCTCGCGGACTGCGTCGTACTCGGCGACGGGGACAACGACGTCGAGATGCTGCGGGCCGCGGGATTCGGAGTGAGCTTCGCTTCGGCGAGCGCGCGGGCGCGCCGGGCCGCCCGGTACGTGACGAAGGCGACGTTCGCGGACGGCTTCGTCGAAGGGCTTAAGGCCAGCACCGTGTTGGCACGGCCGTAG
- a CDS encoding 6-hydroxymethylpterin diphosphokinase MptE-like protein, with protein MEYARWAPQYERLRQAFGFPLDAEERAAERLVDLLPAAARAEPLERVARRLRGREVVVVGLAPGAGPPPLWRLPADAAGPVVVAADGAAATCLDAGLVPSVIASDLDGPVAAEVAANRRGSLVVVHAHGDNRPALEQWVPQFPGELAGSWSGPPRAGLFDVGGFTDGDRAAYLAEHVGARRVLLWGFDFGSVEEPDPAARRRKLAKLDWARRILADLAAESPVPIDAWARDGSIARYADSALASTR; from the coding sequence GTGGAGTACGCGCGCTGGGCGCCGCAGTACGAGCGCCTCCGGCAGGCGTTCGGCTTCCCGCTGGATGCCGAGGAGCGGGCGGCCGAGCGCCTCGTCGACCTGTTGCCGGCCGCGGCCCGCGCCGAGCCGCTCGAGCGCGTCGCCCGGCGCCTGCGCGGGCGGGAGGTCGTCGTCGTCGGCCTCGCCCCGGGTGCGGGGCCGCCGCCGCTGTGGCGGCTGCCCGCGGACGCGGCGGGGCCGGTGGTGGTGGCCGCCGACGGCGCCGCGGCGACCTGCCTCGATGCCGGGCTCGTGCCGTCCGTGATCGCGTCCGACCTGGACGGGCCGGTCGCCGCCGAGGTGGCGGCCAACCGGCGGGGCAGCCTCGTGGTCGTGCACGCGCACGGCGACAACCGGCCCGCCCTGGAGCAGTGGGTCCCCCAGTTCCCCGGCGAGCTCGCCGGCAGCTGGTCGGGGCCGCCGCGCGCCGGTCTGTTCGACGTCGGCGGATTCACGGACGGGGACCGGGCCGCCTACCTCGCCGAGCACGTGGGGGCCCGGCGAGTCCTGCTCTGGGGCTTCGACTTCGGCTCCGTCGAGGAGCCGGATCCGGCTGCGCGCCGGCGCAAGCTCGCGAAGCTCGATTGGGCCCGTCGGATCCTCGCGGACCTCGCGGCCGAGAGCCCCGTCCCGATCGACGCCTGGGCCCGGGACGGCTCGATCGCGCGCTACGCCGACAGCGCGCTCGCGTCGACGAGATAG
- the gatE gene encoding Glu-tRNA(Gln) amidotransferase subunit GatE has product MRAGLEVHQQLDVGKLFCSCPSELSEEVRGVFVRRLRPARGEETRVDAATEFQAARGLAYRYEVSPASCLVEMDEEPPHPLNPAALDVALTLALLLDARPVDEIEVMRKIVVDGSNTSGFQRTALVAVDGRLEVGGRSVSILSICLEEDAARKVKESATEVTYRLDRLGIPLVEIATGPEIGSGAQAREVAEELGALLRSTRRTRRGIGSIREDLNVSAEGGQRIEIKGVQELRKIQEYVEREVARQETLLAVRDELRRRSARAPASEVADVSERIRAPTTGPLSAPARRGGPVLALRLPGFAGLLAAPGRSEERLGRELADQARAAGLKGLLHSDELPGYGLDEATVASLRESLGLGRDDAFVLVADPQRSRAEEALRRVAARAAAALEGIPGETRDPLPDGRTRYSRPLPGRDRMYPETDIAPIAVTAEHLARLGEALPERPGALRERLARETRLAPEVVRQLVAGDHIAALEELVGKGHTPALVARLLIQDLPAVPREEGAAEFEPGVRVLGEILAGARDGRFAKEGIPRVLAELARGAPSVEAAVTRAGLAGFSAEDLAALIDRVVATNASLVHDRGRDAFSPLMGDVMREVRGRRDGQEVAQVLRLAIDRAVGEPAP; this is encoded by the coding sequence GTGAGGGCCGGCCTCGAAGTTCACCAGCAGCTCGATGTCGGCAAGCTGTTCTGCTCGTGCCCGAGCGAGCTCTCCGAGGAGGTCCGCGGCGTGTTCGTGCGCCGGCTGCGTCCGGCCCGCGGGGAGGAGACCCGCGTGGACGCGGCGACCGAGTTCCAGGCGGCGCGGGGTCTCGCCTATCGCTACGAGGTCTCGCCGGCGAGCTGCCTGGTCGAGATGGACGAGGAGCCGCCCCATCCCCTGAACCCGGCCGCGCTCGACGTCGCCCTGACGCTCGCGCTCCTGCTCGACGCCCGTCCGGTGGACGAGATCGAGGTGATGCGCAAGATCGTGGTGGACGGCTCGAACACGAGCGGCTTCCAGCGGACCGCGCTCGTCGCCGTCGACGGGCGGCTCGAGGTCGGCGGCCGCTCGGTGTCGATCCTCTCGATCTGCCTCGAGGAGGACGCCGCCCGCAAGGTCAAGGAGTCGGCGACCGAGGTCACGTACCGACTCGATCGCCTCGGGATACCGCTCGTCGAGATCGCGACGGGACCCGAGATCGGGAGCGGTGCCCAGGCGCGAGAGGTCGCGGAAGAGCTGGGGGCGCTGCTGCGCTCGACCCGTCGTACGCGCCGCGGGATCGGATCGATCCGCGAGGACCTCAACGTCTCCGCGGAGGGAGGCCAGCGCATCGAGATCAAGGGGGTCCAGGAACTACGGAAGATCCAGGAGTACGTCGAGCGGGAGGTCGCCCGCCAGGAGACCCTGCTCGCGGTGCGGGACGAGCTGCGGCGACGCTCGGCTCGCGCCCCGGCCTCTGAGGTGGCTGACGTGAGCGAGCGGATCCGAGCGCCGACGACCGGCCCGCTATCGGCCCCCGCCCGCCGGGGCGGTCCCGTCCTCGCCCTGCGGCTCCCCGGCTTCGCGGGTCTCCTCGCGGCCCCCGGACGCAGCGAGGAACGGCTGGGCCGCGAGCTCGCCGACCAGGCCCGAGCGGCGGGTCTCAAAGGGCTGCTCCACTCGGACGAGCTGCCCGGCTACGGGCTCGACGAGGCGACCGTGGCGAGCCTGCGGGAGTCGCTCGGCCTCGGGCGCGACGACGCCTTCGTCCTGGTCGCGGATCCGCAGCGGTCCCGAGCGGAGGAGGCGCTCCGCCGCGTTGCCGCCCGAGCGGCGGCGGCGCTCGAGGGCATCCCCGGGGAGACCCGGGACCCGCTGCCCGACGGGCGGACCCGCTACTCGCGGCCGTTGCCCGGACGCGATCGGATGTACCCCGAGACCGACATCGCACCGATCGCGGTCACGGCCGAGCACCTCGCTCGCCTCGGCGAGGCGCTCCCCGAACGGCCCGGCGCGCTGCGCGAGCGGCTCGCGCGCGAGACACGGCTCGCCCCCGAGGTCGTCCGCCAGCTCGTGGCCGGGGACCACATAGCAGCCCTGGAGGAGCTGGTCGGAAAGGGACATACCCCGGCCCTGGTCGCGCGCTTGCTGATCCAGGACCTCCCCGCGGTCCCCCGCGAGGAGGGCGCGGCAGAGTTCGAGCCGGGCGTCCGCGTCCTCGGCGAGATCCTCGCGGGCGCGCGCGACGGTCGGTTCGCCAAGGAAGGGATCCCCCGGGTGCTCGCGGAGCTGGCGCGCGGGGCCCCGAGCGTTGAGGCGGCCGTCACGCGGGCCGGGCTCGCGGGCTTCAGCGCCGAGGACCTCGCGGCGCTGATCGACCGGGTGGTGGCGACGAACGCCTCCCTCGTGCACGACCGCGGGCGCGACGCGTTCTCCCCCCTCATGGGCGACGTGATGCGGGAGGTGCGCGGTCGCCGCGACGGCCAAGAGGTCGCCCAGGTGCTCCGGCTCGCGATCGATCGCGCCGTCGGGGAACCCGCTCCGTGA